GAAAAATCAAACCAGAACACTTAAAAAATTATGATATGCCATGGTATGACAAAAAAGTAGAAGGGGCTGATAGATATAGTAAATTCGGTGAAATTATGCCCCAAGATGAATTTATAGGTCTGCTGAAAATCGTAGACGCCTTTGACTTAGTAAAGCTAGAAAAAAGCTTTACAGCTACTATAAAAGCAAAATTAGCTAATCATCCTTTAATAACACCACAGTTAATGGATAAGCTAAAAGAAGGAGAAGATTTAGAAGAAATTAAAAAAGCCATTAACGAATATCATGCTGAAGCCATCTACCAAGATGATAAAATCGTAGGCTGTGTAAAAAGAGCCCATGAAGTAGATCCCAATCTAAACGCTCATATTATGTTTGAAAACTTAGTAGTAAAGGCATCGGGAGTATTATCGTTCCTGCATCTATTAGACAAAAACAATGTAGATGTAACAGAAATCCAATACGTTATTGAATGCTCTGAAGAAGCCTGTGGTGATATGAACCAAAGGGGTGGAGGAAACTTTGCAAAAGCCATTGCAGAAGTAGCAGGGGCAGTAAACGCCACCGGTTCCGATACAAGAGCCTTCTGTGCAGCACCAACCCATGCATTGATCGAAGCAGCGGCTCTAGTAAAATCAGGAGCCTATGAAAACGTTGTGGTGGTAGCTGGTGGGGCAACAGCAAAGCTAGGTATGAATGGCAAAGACCACGTAAAAAAAGAAATGCCAATTCTTGAAGATGTAATAGGGGGCTTTGCCGTATTAGTAAGCAAAAACGATGGTGTGAGCCCAATCTTAAGAACTGATTTATTAGGAAGACATACAGTAGGAACTGGATCTTCACCTCAAGCCGTCATTACATCCCTTATTACAGCACCATTAGATAAAGGGAACTTAAAAATCACCGATGTAGACAAATACTCGGTAGAAATGCAGAACCCAGATATTACCAAACCGGCAGGAGCAGGAGACGTACCAGAAGCGAATTACAAAATGATCGCAGCCTTAGGAGTAAAACGTGGAGAAATGGATAGAAAAGACGTAGCAACCTTTGGAGAAAAACATGGTATGCCGGGGTGGGCACCAACCCAGGGTCATATACCAAGTGGTGTACCTTACCTGGGTCATGCAAGAGAGGCCTTCTTAAATCAAGAAATCCAAAGAGCGATGATTGTAGGAAAAGGTAGTCTCTTCTTAGCTAGGATGACCAACCAATTTGACGGAGTATCCATTATCATGGAA
This Natronincola ferrireducens DNA region includes the following protein-coding sequences:
- the grdC gene encoding glycine/sarcosine/betaine reductase complex component C subunit beta, whose amino-acid sequence is MSYAVVKATSYVLVHTPDMILHNGTTQTTEKLSNPESEYLKKLPQHIRKYEDVVSYPPNQVYIGKIKPEHLKNYDMPWYDKKVEGADRYSKFGEIMPQDEFIGLLKIVDAFDLVKLEKSFTATIKAKLANHPLITPQLMDKLKEGEDLEEIKKAINEYHAEAIYQDDKIVGCVKRAHEVDPNLNAHIMFENLVVKASGVLSFLHLLDKNNVDVTEIQYVIECSEEACGDMNQRGGGNFAKAIAEVAGAVNATGSDTRAFCAAPTHALIEAAALVKSGAYENVVVVAGGATAKLGMNGKDHVKKEMPILEDVIGGFAVLVSKNDGVSPILRTDLLGRHTVGTGSSPQAVITSLITAPLDKGNLKITDVDKYSVEMQNPDITKPAGAGDVPEANYKMIAALGVKRGEMDRKDVATFGEKHGMPGWAPTQGHIPSGVPYLGHAREAFLNQEIQRAMIVGKGSLFLARMTNQFDGVSIIMEVNQGQATETAGISETEVKTMIAEAMRNFASHLLAE